The following coding sequences are from one Schizosaccharomyces osmophilus chromosome 1, complete sequence window:
- the ght2 gene encoding plasma membrane glucose/fructose:proton symporter Ght2 produces MSLLNFKRGKVFTMIMLIFVSMAGWMFGADTGSIGGVTNMRDFQTRYADRYSPITDSYTYSSWRQGLLVGMVNIGSLTGCIMSSPLADRYGKRKSIIGWTMVYIIGIIIQVTTVPSWIQIIVAKIWTGFGIGALSVLAPGYQSETAPPSIRGTIVVTYQLFVTGGIFIAACVNMGTHKLHKTAQWRVSMGVNLIWGIITLIGITFLPESPRYLIQIGKDEDAVKVLSESSEVPADNPEVQEEYGRLKKSIDEEFAGGTCSWASIFGKNIRYRTFLGMFVMSIQQLTGNNYFFYYGFQVAEGAGIKSPYLSALILDACNFGCTFGGMFTLEYFGRRNPLIIGGLWQSMWFWIYGAVGSRALYKPNGTSNTRAGAVMIVCACLFIFGFAQTWAPAAYVIVGESYPVRYRSKCAAVATSANWLWNFLISFFTPFIQNSIGFKYGYVFAASNLTGAIVIFFFAKETKGLSLEEINELYMSDIKPWNSTHFKLDYKEQKKADKENREKSRGARGESVEYVERASNTESSPRYSSHEEDYA; encoded by the coding sequence ATGTCGTTACTAAACTTTAAGCGTGGTAAGGTCTTTACCATGATCATGTTGATTTTCGTCTCCATGGCTGGATGGATGTTCGGTGCTGATACCGGTTCCATTGGTGGTGTCACCAATATGAGAGACTTTCAAACGCGATATGCGGATCGTTATAGTCCCATCACGGATTCCTACACTTACTCTTCTTGGCGTCAGGGTCTGTTGGTCGGTATGGTCAACATTGGTTCTTTGACTGGTTGTATTATGTCTTCCCCCCTGGCTGATCGTTATGGTAAGCGCAAGTCCATTATTGGTTGGACTATGGTATATATCATAGGTATCATTATTCAAGTCACCACTGTTCCTTCTTGGATCCAAATTATCGTTGCTAAGATTTGGACCGGTTTTGGTATTGGTGCTCTTTCTGTGTTGGCCCCTGGCTATCAATCAGAAACTGCTCCTCCTTCCATCCGTGGTACAATTGTCGTCACGTATCAATTGTTCGTCACTGGTGGTATTTTCATTGCTGCATGTGTCAATATGGGTACCCACAAGCTTCATAAGACTGCTCAGTGGAGAGTTTCCATGGGTGTCAACTTGATTTGGGGTATCATTACCCTTATTGGTATCACTTTCTTGCCCGAGTCTCCACGTTATCTTATTCAAATTGGCAAAGATGAGGATGCAGTTAAAGTACTTTCTGAGAGCTCTGAAGTGCCTGCTGATAATCCTGAAGTCCAAGAAGAATATGGTCGTCTCAAAAAGTCTATTGACGAGGAATTCGCTGGTGGTACCTGCTCTTGGGCCAGTATCTTTGGTAAAAACATTCGTTATCGTACCTTTTTAGGTATGTTTGTCATGTCTATTCAACAACTTACTGGTAACAACTACTTCTTTTATTATGGTTTCCAAGTCGCCGAAGGTGCTGGTATTAAATCTCCATATCTTTCCGCCTTAATTCTTGATGCTTGTAACTTTGGTTGTACTTTTGGTGGTATGTTTACTCTCGAATACTTTGGTCGTCGTAACCCTCTGATTATTGGTGGTCTTTGGCAATCCATGTGGTTCTGGATTTATGGTGCCGTTGGTAGCCGCGCCCTTTACAAACCGAATGGAACTTCCAACACCCGTGCTGGTGCAGTCATGATCGTTTGTGCttgtctttttattttcggTTTCGCCCAAACTTGGGCCCCTGCTGCCTACGTTATTGTTGGTGAATCGTACCCTGTCCGCTACCGTTCGAAGTGTGCTGCCGTTGCTACTTCAGCTAACTGGCTTTGgaactttttgatttctttctttactcCCTTTATTCAAAACTCTATTGGCTTCAAGTATGGTTATGTCTTTGCTGCTTCCAACTTGACTGGTGCAattgttattttcttctttgccAAGGAGACCAAGGGTCTTagtttggaagaaattaaCGAGTTGTATATGTCCGATATTAAACCATGGAACTCTACTCATTTCAAGCTTGATTacaaagaacaaaagaaggctGACAAAGAGAACCGTGAGAAGAGCCGTGGTGCTCGTGGTGAATCTGTTGAGTACGTCGAACGTGCTTCTAATACCGAGTCTTCTCCTCGATACTCTTCTCATGAAGAGGACTATGCATAA
- the usp105 gene encoding U1 snRNP-associated protein Usp105 — MDYGDIYIAEETEWDKLNRQLTKNQDDFDVWEALIRATETIEGGIDRNSSKQTINTLRSVYDRFLTKFPLLFGYWKKYADFEFFVAGPEASEKVYERGIAGIPYSVDLWANYCAFKMETNHDPNEVREVFMQGSEMIGLDFLSHPFWDKYIEFEERQERADLVYQILERLVHIPLHQYARYFERFVQVSQTQPLQLLLPPDVLGSVRTDVLREPPEVVSAGSKQITVERGELEIEREIRARIYNIHLQIFQKTQIEVAKRWTFEAEIKRPYFHVKELDEPQLVNWRKYLDFEEIEGDFCRIYYLYEKCLVACALYDEFWFRFARWMLSQPDHTEDVRIIYERAACIFASISRPGIRIQFALFEESLGNIASARAIYQSVLTQLPGNLEAALGWANLERRVSRETGLTNAHAVLRSIVNEGGCDPGAAAILITEDIKLVWKIEGNDELARNMFLQNAPAMLDSRYFWISYLRFELEQPLTLENGSDHHSRVSAVMKFIKSHTRLAPRTVMDLTKIYMEYLNYRSTSPNAISEYLSLDRETFGPFSVRETHWKKLVEGEDTKQVSAKLLSVNGHPGVDVNDAKVKAGESPYEKYYRMQGVAETVPANFLSNGTVAPATVPYMQ, encoded by the exons ATGGATTACGGGGACATTTACATAGCAGAAGAGACAGAATGGGATAAATTAAACCGTCAGCTAACGAAAAATCAGGATGATTTTGACGTCTG GGAAGCATTGATTCGTGCAACCGAGACAATAGAAGGAGGAATTGATagaaattcatcaaaacaaactATAAATACACTTCGAAGCGTCTACGATAGGTTCTTGACAAAGTTCCCTTTGCTATTTGgctattggaaaaaatatgCAGACTTTGAGTTTTTTGTTGCCGGACCAGAAGCTTCTGAAAAG GTGTACGAAAGAGGAATTGCTGGGATCCCTTACTCGGTAGATCTCTGGGCAAACTACTGTGCATTCAAAATGGAGACCAATCATGATCCAAATGAAGTTAGAGA AGTATTCATGCAGGGATCCGAGATGATTGGATTGGATTTCCTTTCGCATCCATTTTGGGATAAATATAtagaatttgaagaaaggCAAGAAAGAGCTGATCTCGTCTACCAAATCCTGGAACGACTTGTCCATATCCCTTTGCATCAGTATGCGCGTTACTTTGAAAG GTTTGTACAAGTCTCACAAACTCAGCCATTGCAGCTCCTTCTGCCTCCCGACGTCTTAGGTTCTGTGCGAACAGACGTTTTGCGTGAACCCCCAGAAGTTGTCAGTGCAGGATCGAAACAGATTACGGTCGAAAGAGGCGAACTAGAAATTGAGCGGGAGATTCGTGCTAGAATTTACAACATTCATTTGCAAATATTTCAGAAAACCCAGATAGAGGTTGCTAAGCGTTGGACATTTGAAGCCGAAATCAAGCGCCCTTACTTTCACGTTAAAGAGTTAGATGAACCACAATTGGTAAATTGGAGAAAGTACCTTGATTTTGAGGAAATAGAAGGAGATTTCTGTAGAATCTACTATCTTTACGAAAAATGTTTGGTTGCTTGCGCTCTTTACGATGAATTTTGGTTCCGATTTGCTCGGTGGATGCTTTCCCAACCTGATCATACAGAGGATGTTCGCATTATTTATGAGCGAGCTGCCTGTATATTTGCGTCTATATCTCGACCAGGAATTCGGATACAGTTTGCattatttgaagaatctttAGGAAATATTGCTTCTGCTAGGGCAATCTACCAATCCGTTTTAACTCAGC TTCCAGGAAACCTCGAAGCAGCTTTAGGTTGGGCTAATCTTGAACGGAGAGTCTCTAGGGAAACTGGTTTAACAAATGCACATGCTGTTTTAAGAAGTATAGTCAATGAGGGTGGTTGCGACCCTGGCGCCGCCGCAATATTAATTACGGAAGATATAAAATTAGTTTGgaaaattgaaggaaaCGATGAATTAGCTAGAAATATGTTTTTACAGAATGCTCCGGCCATGCTGGATAGCCgatatttttggatttcttaTCTTCGTTTTGAACTTGAACAACCTTTAA cCTTGGAAAACGGAAGCGATCATCATAGTAGGGTTTCTGCTGTCATGAAGTTCATAAAATCCCATACGAGATTAGCTCCTCGTACGGTAATGGATTTGACAAAAATCTACATGGAATATTTAAACTATCGTTCTACAAGTCCTAATGCTATATCAGAATACCTTTCCTTGGACCGGGAAACTTTTGGCCCTTTTTCTGTACGCGAAACCCATTGGAAAAAGCTTGTTGAAGGAGAAGACACTAAGCAAGTAAGTGCCAAACTATTGAGCGTAAATGGACATCCTGGTGTTGATGTCAATGATGCGAAAGTTAAGGCAGGAGAGTCTCCTTATGAAAAATACTATCGTATGCAAGGAGTTGCTGAAACTGTCCCAGCGAACTTTTTATCAAACGGAACCGTGGCTCCCGCGACTGTCCCTTATATGCAATAA
- the atg5 gene encoding autophagy associated protein Atg5, translated as MKQQRDSIPELVWNGNISVEVHQKENSLTYLANLPRHSYFAQILEDLKQLFAPKAALEECWLSSGKASIKWHWPVGVLYDLLSLKDPESTTALPVLWHLDFHVGSFPSSLVVPMGSMETFRSCFFNALKESDYVRNGSSSLVIALSKPETDSYWNSLLNHDFYDYRPIATKLFASKSRIIPLKFYLGADAPIVQTSASLGYTLGHVLHKQLPEFFPSDVSCSLLKPVLQGIVLPLSISTDLMNRDFCYPDGFLHIVLIPISIQG; from the exons atgaaacAACAAAGAGATTCAATACCTGAACTAGTTTGGAATGGAAACATTAGTGTCGAAGTAcaccaaaaggaaaattcTCTAACTTACCTG GCGAATCTTCCTAGGCATTCTTATTTTGCCCAAATTCTTGAGGACTTGAAGCAGCTATTTGCACCAAAGGCtgctttggaagaatgCTGGCTAAGTTCAGGGAAAGCATCTATCAAATG GCACTGGCCTGTAGGTGTACTTTACGATCTACTTTCGCTTAAAGACCCAGAATCTACTACCGCCCTTCCTGTTTTATGGCACCTTGATTTTCATGTTGGGTCCTTTCCAAGCTCCTTGGTTGTCCCCATGGGAAGCATGGAAACATTTcgttcttgtttttttaatgcACTGAAAGAG TCTGATTATGTTCGAAATGGAAGCTCATCCCTCGTAATTGCTCTTTCTAAACCAGAGACAGATTCATACTGGAATTCGTTACTGAACCACGACTTTTATGACTATCGACCAATTGCTACGAAGTTATTTGCAAGCAAATCTAGAATTATTCCTTTAAAATTTTATCTCGGTGCAGATGCTCCTATTGTCCAAACGTCCGCTTCTCTTGGCTACACGTTAGGTCATGTTTTGCACAAGCAATTACCTGAATTCTTCCCTTCCGATGTGTCTTGTTCATTATTAAAGCCTGTTTTACAGGGCATCGTCCTACCATTAAGCATTAGCACGGATTTAATGAACCGGGATTTCTGTTACCCTGACGGTTTTCTTCATATAGTCTTAATACCTATTTCAATTCAAGGATGA
- the fyv4 gene encoding mitochondrial ribosomal protein subunit S41, giving the protein MNTGRSLLKLPNGFNFFRVACRQASSVPSTRDGITDLKTFLQRIGRNTEQKIDGKITNWEELFTKSTRDMKEDGLDVRTRKYIANQRNRYIQGYNIVPYPTMKKKKGGERRS; this is encoded by the exons atgaatacaGGACGCTCTTTGTTGAAATTACCAAACggcttcaatttttttcgaGTCGCTTGTAGACAAGCATCTTCCGTTCCTTCGACAAGAGATG GTATAACGGATTTAAAAacgtttcttcaaagaattGGCCGTAACACTGAGCAAAAGATTGATGGAAAAATAACGAACTGGGAAGAACTGTTCACCAAAAGCACAAGAGACATGAAAGAAGATGGACTAGATGTACGTACACGAAAGTACATTGCAAATCAACGTAACCGGTATATCCAGGGCTACAATATTGTACCATACCCAaccatgaaaaagaagaaaggaggAGAGAGACGTTCTTAA
- a CDS encoding Schizosaccharomyces specific protein, whose amino-acid sequence MNNQQLQVELDNVLYEFRDGLQELSKKEDHLKVVTNEHVQATLTWENGEWLWEEQQEEEVELKKRFPSSESALLTMSPSFQRWFHGQLASRLSSLAQ is encoded by the coding sequence ATGAACAATCAACAGCTTCAGGTAGAACTTGACAATGTACTATATGAATTTCGAGACGGCTTGCAGGAGCTGTCCAAGAAAGAGGACCATTTAAAGGTGGTTACGAACGAGCACGTACAAGCGACTTTGACATGGGAGAATGGAGAATGGTTGTGGGAAGaacaacaagaagaagaggtagaattgaaaaaacgTTTTCCTAGTAGTGAGTCTGCGTTGCTGACAATGTCGCCGTCATTCCAGCGATGGTTTCATGGTCAGCTTGCAAGTCGGCTTTCAAGCTTAGCCCAATAA
- the liz1 gene encoding plasma membrane pantothenate transmembrane transporter Liz1, whose protein sequence is MNIRSTMNYRNIFRSQPGNERSRRERALVFKIDWFILSYCCISYFINYLDRSSINNAYLSGMKEDLKMYGNELQDINVVFTCGYIIGQIPGSYAMQKVPARHWFAVMNLIWGVMTILSFTVHSVSSMMALRFFMAVAEASTFAGTHYILGAWYKGSEIYKRAAIFSISGLIGSMFAGYLQTAVHSSLDGVCGMAGWRWLFIIDGLLTIPLAFYGYFLFPDVPETTKAPYFTEEEKQLAVKRLPALPKKKPLTMQSIITIFRSWRIYGLSFLWLFSGETQAIAVNVLMGQWMKISGEFSVTQINNYPTVITAVGVVSTMGASILSDKLSGRTRWPFGLFLFFVTVVSSSILLAWNVPYGLKFFAYFFSGCTYAGQAVWFSWANDVCRGNDQERGVVIFVMNMVQNIWHVWWAPVMYPNTDTPRFKKGYIALLVVGGLTLFFSCIVSFMQRRDQRIQRTQQDAKEEQSSTFAELSENGAVKPEIFNAGKDNESFLVEDSGLKTPNSVLTRQRVLKHNDI, encoded by the coding sequence ATGAATATACGTTCTACAATGAATTATAGGAACATCTTTAGGAGTCAACCTGGTAATGAACGATCAAGGAGAGAGCGGGCCTTGGTCTTCAAAATAGACTGGTTTATATTGTCATATTGCTGTATTTCATATTTTATCAACTATCTTGATCGTTCTTCGATTAACAATGCTTACTTGAGTGGAATGAAAGAAGACTTAAAGATGTACGGAAATGAGCTGCAAGACATTAATGTAGTCTTTACTTGCGGCTACATTATCGGCCAAATACCTGGATCTTATGCAATGCAGAAAGTACCGGCAAGACATTGGTTCGCTGTTATGAACTTGATTTGGGGAGTTATGACCATACTTTCCTTTACTGTTCATTCGGTTTCCTCTATGATGGCTTTGCGCTTTTTTATGGCAGTTGCAGAAGCTTCCACATTTGCGGGTACTCATTACATTTTGGGTGCTTGGTACAAAGGAAGTGAAATTTACAAGAGGGCCGCGATATTTTCCATATCCGGTTTGATTGGAAGTATGTTTGCTGGATATTTGCAAACCGCCGTTCATTCTTCGTTGGATGGAGTATGCGGTATGGCAGGATGGCGATGGCTGTTTATAATTGATGGGTTGTTAACGATACCATTGGCATTTTATGGatactttttgtttccagACGTTCCCGAGACGACAAAGGCACCTTACTTCACggaggaagaaaagcagcTTGCAGTAAAACGACTTCCTgctcttccaaagaaaaagccGTTAACCATGCAATCAATAATAACCATTTTCCGTTCTTGGCGCATCTATGGCTTGTCATTTCTTTGGCTGTTCAGTGGAGAAACCCAGGCTATTGCCGTCAATGTGCTGATGGGACAATGGATGAAAATCTCAGGAGAGTTTAGCGTTACCCAGATTAATAATTATCCTACAGTTATCACAGCAGTCGGCGTTGTCTCTACTATGGGAGCCAGCATCCTGTCAGATAAACTTAGTGGGCGTACTCGATGGCCgtttggtttatttttgttttttgtaaCCGTGGTTTCTTCCTCTATACTTTTAGCATGGAACGTCCCTTATGGGCTCAAGTTCTTCGCATACTTTTTTTCGGGGTGTACGTATGCTGGACAAGCTGTTTGGTTTTCGTGGGCGAACGACGTCTGTCGTGGCAATGACCAAGAAAGAGGAGTTGTTATTTTCGTTATGAATATGGTACAAAACATTTGGCATGTATGGTGGGCGCCCGTTATGTATCCCAATACCGATACCCCAAGGTTTAAAAAAGGTTATATTGCCTTGCTGGTTGTCGGTGGATtaactttatttttttcatgtatAGTAAGCTTCATGCAAAGGAGAGATCAACGTATACAGCGTACTCAACAAGATGCTAAAGAAGAGCAGAGCTCAACGTTTGCCGAATTGTCAGAGAACGGTGCGGTTAAACCAGAAATTTTTAATGCTGGCAAGGATAATGAGTCTTTTTTAGTTGAAGACTCCGGTCTGAAAACTCCTAACTCTGTACTTACGCGCCAAAGAGTTTTGAAACATAATGATATCTAA
- the syj1 gene encoding inositol-polyphosphate 5-phosphatase — translation MQCLLREQPRSLALANRDYALVFHSVPQNKNSLSVCIAEFVSLSEKRLDGFQRISTRPIYGTLGLIELENSNFLCVITGASEVARIREGERIFRITEVCFYSVNRSTWDHIRQEGNSLDTGEGYDSEIPGYDASKYASEPFGSLRKLLTNGTFYFSLDFDITSRLQLRTSHAYTDIQSDTMHDQFMWNEFMLRQLFKFRSHLNSDEKEVMDSCCFYTCVIRGFSGTEPFKLGMQNVRLSLISRLSSYRAGTRFLARGVDDDGNVANYVETETILDTPNYSVSFVQVRGSIPIFWEQEGVQMFGQKIDITRSFEATRAAFEKHFSDIIKEYGPVHIVNLLGTGSGERSLSDRLRQHIQFSPEKELIHLTEFDYHFLIRSFEDANKIRPMLYSDVESFSFYSEKRNGEAILTQDGTFRTNCLDCLDRTNVIQNLISRMILENVMIHTRQNAGYDFWQIHSTLWANNGDALSHIYTGTGALKSSFTRKGKLSLTGALNDLSKSVGRMYINNFQDKGRQETIDLLLGRLIDQHPVILYDPIHEYVNHELKKREDEFSEQKNISIFVASYNLNGCYPTSDLERWLFPDDNPMADIYVVGFQEIVQLTPQQVINADPAKRREWETCVKHILNNRAKDDTKYVQLRSGQLVGTAMIVFVKESCLPSIKNVEGTSKKTGLGGVSGNKGAVAIRFDFEDTGICFITSHLAAGHTNYDERNHDYQTIANGLRFKRGRSTFNHDYVVWFGDFNYRISLTYEDTIYCIEQGKLHSLFEKDQLNNQMLMGEVFPFFSELPITFLPTYKFDIGTDIYDTSDKHRVPAWTDRILFRGELKPIVYNSAPLYFSDHRPVYASYDASIVKIDKAKKKRLFEEIYMQRKVEVRDANSTSYTLIDIAGSVAGKPNLIPYVPANGMDKLKKPSDDNRKWWFEDGLPARSIAARPGNDYQLNPDRPCNPFTPSKKPDWVKTEKALTLEKRQEQHPAVNSQSVNPLHSLNTSHPALIPQQSLSKPTKPSKPESLAAPRTKPALPPRSNPSSSNSTSLRSSPSNIPPTPPPRKSTNTPQPDLLGSSPEDSKLTWKPLV, via the coding sequence ATGCAATGTCTACTGCGAGAACAGCCTCGATCGCTGGCACTCGCAAATAGAGACTATGCTCTGGTCTTTCATTCTGTCCctcaaaacaagaattcGTTGTCCGTTTGTATAGCAGAGTTTGTATCTCTCAGCGAAAAAAGGCTAGATGgtttccaaagaatttCTACTCGCCCTATCTACGGGACACTTGGTCTCATTGAACTTGAGAACTCTAACTTTTTATGCGTTATTACAGGAGCTAGCGAGGTCGCTCGTATTCGAGAAGGAGAACGCATTTTTCGTATTACAGAGGTTTGCTTTTACAGTGTGAATCGTTCCACTTGGGATCACATTCGTCAAGAAGGTAATTCTTTAGACACGGGAGAAGGGTACGATTCAGAAATTCCAGGGTATGATGCATCCAAGTATGCTTCAGAGCCTTTTGGAAGCCTACGAAAACTTTTAACGAATggaactttttatttttcccTAGATTTCGATATTACTTCTCGTTTACAGTTGCGCACTTCACATGCTTATACAGATATTCAGTCAGACACTATGCATGACCAGTTTATGTGGAATGAATTTATGCTCCGTCAGTTGTTTAAGTTTCGTTCCCATTTGAATTCTGACGAAAAAGAGGTGATGGATTCATGCTGCTTCTATACTTGTGTAATTCGTGGCTTTTCCGGTACGGAACCTTTCAAGCTGGGGATGCAAAATGTACGGCTTTCGCTCATATCAAGGTTATCGTCTTACCGTGCAGGTACAAGATTCCTTGCTCGTGGTGTTGATGACGATGGCAATGTTGCCAACTATGTTGAAACAGAAACCATTCTTGATACTCCGAATTATTCAGTCAGCTTTGTTCAAGTGCGAGGAAGTATTCCTATTTTTTGGGAACAAGAAGGCGTGCAGATGTTTGGGCAGAAAATTGACATCACCCGTTCTTTTGAAGCAACTCGAGCCGCTTTTGAGAAGCATTTCAGTGATATAATTAAAGAGTATGGTCCTGTTCACATTGTCAACTTGCTCGGCACTGGTTCTGGAGAACGATCTCTTTCTGACAGACTGCGACAGCATATCCAGTTCTCCCccgaaaaagaattaattcACCTCACCGAATTTGACTACCACTTCTTAATTCGTTCGTTTGAGGATGCAAATAAAATTCGTCCTATGCTTTACAGCGATGTTGAATCTTTCAGCTTTTATTCAGAAAAGCGGAATGGAGAGGCAATTCTAACACAGGATGGCACTTTTCGAACAAACTGCCTCGATTGCCTCGACAGAACCAACGTTATTCAAAATCTAATTTCTAGGATGATTTTAGAAAATGTAATGATACACACTCGACAAAATGCGGGTTATGATTTCTGGCAGATACACTCTACACTGTGGGCAAACAACGGTGATGCATTGTCTCATATTTACACAGGTACCGGCGCTTTAAAGTCTAGTTTCActagaaaaggaaaattgaGTTTAACAGGTGCCTTAAACGATTTGTCTAAAAGCGTGGGACGCATGTATATTAATAATTTTCAGGATAAAGGAAGACAAGAAACCATTGATTTATTACTTGGCCGTTTAATTGATCAACATCCTGTGATCTTATATGATCCTATTCATGAATATGTTAATCATGAGCTAAAGAAGCGAGAAGATGAGTTCTCggaacaaaagaatatatcAATATTTGTTGCAAGCTATAACCTAAATGGATGCTATCCTACTTCTGATCTGGAAAGGTGGCTTTTCCCTGATGATAATCCCATGGCTGATATTTATGTCGTTGGTTTTCAGGAAATCGTCCAACTAACTCCCCAGCAGGTAATAAACGCTGATCCTGCAAAAAGGCGTGAATGGGAAACGTGTGTAAAACATATATTAAATAACAGAGCCAAGGATGACACAAAGTATGTCCAGTTGCGGTCAGGTCAGTTAGTTGGTACAGCCATGATAGTCTTTGTGAAAGAGTCTTGCCTACCAAGCATAAAAAATGTAGAAGGAACAAGTAAGAAAACGGGATTAGGAGGCGTTTCCGGCAACAAGGGAGCCGTTGCTATTCgatttgattttgaagataccggcatttgttttattacTTCTCATCTTGCAGCGGGTCATACAAATTACgatgaaagaaatcatgATTACCAGACCATTGCGAATGGCTTGAGATTTAAGCGAGGCCGCTCAACATTCAATCATGACTATGTTGTATGGTTCGGAGATTTCAATTATCGTATTTCGTTAACGTATGAAGACACTATTTACTGCATTGAACAAGGAAAGCTGCATagtttatttgaaaaagatcaACTAAATAATCAAATGCTAATGGGCGAAgtatttcctttcttttctgagCTACCTATTACATTTCTTCCTACTTATAAATTTGATATAGGCACTGATATATATGATACCTCAGATAAACATCGCGTCCCAGCTTGGACCGACCGGATACTGTTTCGAGGAGAGTTAAAACCAATTGTCTATAATTCCGCtcctttatatttttctgACCACCGTCCTGTTTATGCGTCTTACGATGCAAGCATTGTCAAAATTgacaaagcaaaaaagaaacgactttttgaagaaatttaCATGCAAAGGAAGGTTGAGGTACGGGATGCTAATAGCACTTCGTATACCTTAATTGACATTGCTGGTTCTGTTGCTGGAAAACCCAATTTAATTCCTTATGTGCCAGCTAACGGCATGGATAAGCTCAAGAAGCCGAGTGATGACAACAGAAAATGGTGGTTTGAAGACGGTTTACCTGCTCGTTCCATTGCAGCACGACCCGGAAATGACTATCAACTAAATCCAGACCGCCCCTGTAATCCTTTTACTCCAAGCAAAAAACCTGACTGGGTTAAAACTGAAAAAGCTTTGACTTTAGAGAAAAGACAAGAGCAGCATCCAGCGGTGAACTCTCAATCCGTGAATCCTTTACATTCTTTGAATACAAGTCATCCCGCTTTAATTCCTCAGCAGTCGTTATCCAAACCGACGAAACCCTCAAAGCCTGAGTCTTTAGCAGCTCCACGAACGAAGCCAGCGCTACCTCCCAGGTCGaatccttcttcttcaaactcTACGTCTCTACGTTCTTCACCTAGTAATATTCCGCCCACTCCTCCTCCTAGGAAGTCGACGAATACCCCTCAGCCAGACCTGCTAGGGTCTTCGCCTGAGGATAGCAAACTGACCTGGAAACCGCTTGTGtaa
- the sbh1 gene encoding translocon beta subunit Sbh1: MSSSKASGIVKNAGSSAPGGPKSQIRRRAAAEKTAKDSNTGPAGPRAAGADGSTPTLLKLYSDEATGFKVDPVVVMVLSVGFIASVFALHIVARVLKNFASE; the protein is encoded by the exons ATGTCTTCCTCAAAA GCTTCTGGTATTGTAAAAAACGCTGGCTCCTCAGCCCCTGGTGGCCCCAAATCTCAAATTAG aCGTCGTGCTGCCGCTGAAAAGACCGCAAAGGATTCTAACACCGGTCCTGCTGGCCCTCGCGCTGCTGGTGCAGACGGCTCTACCCCTACCTTGTTGAAGTTGTATTCTGACGAGGCTACCGGCTTTAAAGT TGATCCAGTGGTTGTCATGGTTCTTAGTGTTGGATTCATTGCTTCCGTCTTTGCCCTCCACATCGTTGCAAgagttttgaaaaactttgcCTCTGAGTAA
- the mmf1 gene encoding mitochondrial matrix protein, with protein sequence MLRNLARRSLTLSRPLLTRSLNVPNRISYRPKFVSNMSTKTIINSPKLSSAGPYNQAIKANGTIYCSGQIPVKDGKVVEGCVGTQTRQCLLNLQDVLQEAGSGLEKIVKINIFLSDMNDFATVNKAYSETLPDPKPARSCVAVKTLPLEAQGVRIEIECIAVE encoded by the coding sequence ATGCTTAGAAATTTGGCTAGACGATCTCTTACCCTCAGTCGCCCTCTTCTCACCAGATCGCTCAACGTCCCCAACCGAATCAGTTATCGCCCTAAGTTTGTATCGAACATGAGCACCAAAACCATCATCAATAGCCCCAAGCTTTCCAGCGCTGGCCCTTACAATCAAGCCATCAAGGCCAACGGAACCATCTATTGCTCTGGTCAAATCCCTGTCAAGGATGGAAAGGTTGTCGAAGGCTGTGTTGGCACTCAAACCCGACAATGCCTTTTGAACTTGCAAGATGTCTTACAAGAAGCTGGCTCTGGTTTAGAAAAGATTGTCAAGATCAACATCTTTTTGTCTGACATGAATGACTTTGCTACTGTCAACAAGGCTTATTCCGAAACACTTCCTGACCCTAAGCCCGCTCGTTCTTGCGTAGCTGTCAAGACTCTTCCCCTTGAAGCTCAAGGTGTCAGAATCGAAATTGAGTGCATTGCTGTCGAGTAA